In Mustela erminea isolate mMusErm1 chromosome 7, mMusErm1.Pri, whole genome shotgun sequence, the genomic stretch CCCTGCTCTGGTCATTTGGGGACTCCACCAAAGTTCCCTTACTGCCTGAAGCTGAATCCATAGATAATtttactcccccctcccccgaccccgtCACATAGTGGAGGAGGAATTGTATTTTATGCTTGCATGGGTTGATAAATATTTGGGTAGGAACCTAGCATGTAATCGATTTCCAGTTCCGCAAAAATAATTGACTGGATCTCCTTAAAATATTGCAACTTGCATAGTTGGTGACAATAGCCCATGCTGGCACTACCTCTGAATGCATTCTCTAGGCAACATTCTCTTTGGCAGATCCTGGTCATACCCAACACTTTAAGAGCATGAAAAAAAGAGCCATACAAGGCAGAGCACATACGCTGGGGCAACCAAAAGCTGAAACCCTtattaaatgatttcttaaaatgacTGAttctggttaaaataaaaaatggcctCTGGTTTTGCTGACAGGCATTTGGGATTATTGCATTGCTTTTAGTAAACTCCTAGGAGGAAATCCACATGGTGTGGAAGAGAGGGACTGATTAATAATCAAAGTACATTTGTGTCTAACAATGAAAGCCAAGATGCAGAGGGCCGTCAGTGAGCTACAGCCTGGAGGCCATATCCTGGTGGcctgtgttttatggcccagaaccTAGAacggtttttacatttttaaagtaaaaaagaagagggggagggagtcaaggaggaagaagaggtagaggaggaggaggaagcagcagtACTCTATGTGGctcccaaaatataaaatatttattattgggCCCTGTACAGAAAATGTTCACCAACCCTTGGAGATGGATACATCACTCATTTCCTAACTTCTCAACATTGATTAAAAATGTCACTGAAATGATCCTACTTCTCTCGCCATCCCCAGCACCAACACCATCTCTACCCTCTCTGTGATGACTGATTTTGGAAACCTGTATTACTCACCACTGCGCATCTGGTCAACCAGATGCACTCTCTGCTCTCATATGAACATCTTCGGTTCCGATCATGCACTGCTGCTGTCTTACCGCCATCAGGCTGTCCACGGACTGCCTATTTATAGCGCCACCATCTTAAACATTAATATTAGTGTCAGAAGTTATACACAAAGCTACAACCTGTTGGCAtcattcagtttgtttcctttccttgtgGAACAGCGCCACCAGCTGACAAGGACCCTGGCGAGGTCCCAGGAGCCTGGCTATGGGGAGGGGTTGCATAAGCTAGGGCAGCGCTTCATAACCAAGTAAAGGGACTACTAAGATCCGCCACTGCACGGCGCAAGTTATGAGGTTATTATGAGAGACTGGAAGGGCGCACTCCGAAAATGACATTTCCCACCTAATATACCAGAACGAAAGTCATAGCAAATTTAACAAAGAAACCTGAATTTCATCTGTTTCTGTCCTATCTTTAGAGTAAATTCCTGGCAGTATTATTGCTGATAAAGAGATAAGtgaatttaattttgataaataaggACAAATTGCCCTCCAGGGAGACTGTAGCAAACTGAACTCACAGGACTATACCGCTGAATGCACTGAGGGTGTAAATCTGAACTCTTTATCTAAATTTTAAGCTCCAGTAAAGAttcaaaacaggtttttttttttttttaaatgtttatgttctCCATATGACTTACCACAATGCTTTCTTTGCAAACAGTAGATAGGTGTTCCACAAAAGGTTTTTGAATCATAATTATTATGCCAGGATACAAAAAGGGTTCACTTGGGAGTGGGAAAAAGCTGATAAATGCTTTAAGCAGTacacaataaacaaagaaacaaacaaatcaattaaataatgaaaaaatcaaTCCATAAGTGAACCCAATTAACCAGAGCCCACATAGAGGAGAAGAgataaaacttgattttttttttttttttggagggggtggtTTGGGAACAGAGGGGCAGGTTGAGCTGGGAGAAGACTGtttagatacatttaaaaaataataaaataaaatgaaataaaaacatccgGGAAGAGCTTATTTCAGAGTCTGAATAGTAATGAAATGGATTCTATGACTTCTTTGATTCTCTATTAAACCAAGGAGATAGTTTATGGCTTTTTGAATTAGGTTGAGTAAGAATTACTGTGGTTTCCAGAATTGCGGAAGAATGCCATTTGAATTCTACAAATTCGTTACATTTTCTTTGCAAAACCAAGCTTGGAAGTAAACCTATCAATCAGGCAAACccaaaaaaaaagtgacaaagaagGGTTCAGATGAACTCTCAAGCCTGGGTTCACCGTCAGGGCAAAGGGGAGAAGTCTTAGCCGGGGGCCTCGGTGCACCCTGGATGGAGCCTCGCCTGCAGCCCCTAGGGCAAGCCTGCTGAATTAGTCTTCCTCTACTTTATCACTTGATTAGCCTTGaaggaaattctaaaaatgaCAGGCCCAGGGGTGGAATGAGGCACATCCCACACACCGCCACTCCTTGGTCCAAAATTAGACTTTGTCAGAGACACTGATCTCCAAGGTGGCAAAAATAGCAAAAGCTGCTCGGGGGAGTCCCGAGCTGTCCCGGCAGAGTCCCCGTGGCTTCTCCGGCAGGCCAGCTGGCAGCTGGTGAGCAAACAAGTTCTCGCTGCTCAGTCTCATTCAACagtctgtccttccctcccagtACTCCGGCCGCCAACCCCCCAGCACTCCCTAGAGTACGGAATAACCacactttgcttttaaaaagtgagaacGTGAGAGAGGGATTTTGAAATACAATATTGCTATTTGGTGCCCAAACTACCCAAAGAAACAGGATTTCTTGTAACAGGGATCTTCTAGGGCATACTCTAAGTTGACAGATTTTTCCAAAAGGCACTCTGATAGTCAAGGTTATTTGCAAACTCTAAGCCAGTTCTTAGTGGAGACATGGGGGGGACAGGAGAGCTTTCAGACTCTCCGATGGGGCAAGGCACTGTGACGAGGGGTAGAGGTTTAGGAATCAGACATAAGGAGCTTGCATTTCTGGCTCCGGTAGTAAGGAGCTCTGTGGCTGCAGGCAGGTGACGGAACCACTCTGAGAGTGAGTTTACTCATGAACGGATCCATCCCCAGTCTAACCTTGACATGTGCCTGAAGCATCGCAACCTTGTGAGGAACTGAAACCATGCCAACCCTCCTGGCCTCCTGcaactgtgagatgataaatgtgtGTTGTGTTATGGTGTGTAGTCGCTGGCACTTCGTTAcgaaagaatagaaaacaaacaggccAGACATGGGCAGTCCACAGATGGGTAGGCGACCTGTGGAGAGTAACAACAGAAGGATGTAGGAACTGTGGGCAAGTGGCGTCCCCCAAAGAGGGCAGATAAGACCTGGCATATCTGATTGTAGTTGCCTTGGGGGGTAGAAGGTCAGTGCTGTCAGACCTTTCCACTTTTCAAAGATAGCGTAGAAATCAGAGTTTATGTAAAACCTCTCAATTTTTAAACACTGGTCACTAATTTGGTATTTTTAGAACACCGGCAAGCTAATCTCacggaggaaaaagaaaaccagttgtGAGTGATATGGAGAAAAGCAGGGCTCTCCCAGGACACCTGCTCCAAATTTGAGTCCCATGATTTCC encodes the following:
- the LOC116594782 gene encoding uncharacterized protein LOC116594782, with product MVYFVRLHSGMGITTLGIFTGSCRVPAPAGAPHLRQGLTSQSEAAVLAPTPQKILRKQQTTEFSPISQIPGVALDMPIATVTNTISTLSVMTDFGNLYYSPLRIWSTRCTLCSHMNIFGSDHALLLSYRHQAVHGLPIYSATILNINISVRSYTQSYNLLASFSLFPFLVEQRHQLTRTLARSQEPGYGEGLHKLGQRFITK